Proteins from a genomic interval of Caulobacter sp. NIBR1757:
- a CDS encoding methyl-accepting chemotaxis protein: MAFADWTISRKVTAAFAGVVMIMGASGAFTVYQVQNISAGQDRLKVAWSEDVAIREARFYLARQENSLRGWVLSQDAYYLGRVNAHRDNFGKRMAILREASAGDAAELAEIAATEAAAAAWYKGAVDQAGVLLSAGSVAEAGALIGREGQADELMGVVEDNLDKVAASSAADIQAERDTFDTTLAMTVILAIIGVVLAALLAAFAGWLLARTLSRPVRSLTSDMQRLAKGDLDVAIASAGRGDEIGAMSRAVQVFKDNAMALRTASADRERMEGDARSTRERSEAERNRAAAEQAVVVEETAKGLSALSSGDLSWRITAEFPGDYERLKTDFNEAVGKLEAAMGVINANATAIRSGSDEISQAADDMSRRTEHNAATLEETAAALDEITATVKRTAEGAKQADQVVRTARADAEQSGVIVASAVSAMSQIESSAREISQIIGVIDEIAFQTNLLALNAGVEAARAGDAGRGFAVVASEVRSLAQRSADAAKEIKTLIGASTRQVGEGVTLVGQTGEALQRIVGSVAQITSLVTEITASSQEQASALSEVNTAVNQMDQVTQQNAAMVEQSTAASHALRREAGELARLVSQFRISGSAPAPAQAQTRRPEVMVAAPKPAASDFRSRPALKQTSQVARAPEAEGWEEF; the protein is encoded by the coding sequence ATGGCTTTCGCCGACTGGACCATCTCCCGCAAAGTCACCGCCGCCTTCGCCGGCGTGGTGATGATCATGGGCGCTTCCGGCGCCTTCACCGTCTACCAGGTGCAGAACATCAGCGCCGGGCAGGACCGATTGAAGGTGGCCTGGAGCGAGGATGTCGCCATTCGCGAGGCCCGGTTCTACCTGGCCCGGCAGGAAAACAGCCTGCGTGGCTGGGTGCTGAGCCAGGACGCCTACTATCTCGGCCGGGTCAACGCCCACCGCGACAACTTCGGCAAGCGCATGGCCATCCTGCGGGAGGCCTCGGCCGGCGATGCCGCCGAACTGGCCGAGATCGCCGCCACCGAGGCCGCCGCGGCGGCCTGGTACAAGGGCGCCGTCGACCAGGCGGGCGTTCTGCTGAGCGCCGGATCGGTCGCCGAGGCCGGGGCCCTGATCGGCCGCGAGGGCCAGGCCGACGAACTGATGGGCGTCGTCGAGGACAACCTCGACAAGGTCGCCGCCTCATCGGCAGCCGACATCCAGGCCGAGCGCGACACCTTTGACACCACCCTGGCCATGACCGTTATCCTGGCCATCATCGGCGTGGTGCTGGCCGCCCTGCTGGCCGCCTTCGCCGGCTGGCTGCTGGCCCGGACGCTCAGCCGCCCGGTGCGGAGCCTGACCAGCGACATGCAACGACTGGCCAAGGGCGACCTCGACGTCGCCATCGCCAGCGCCGGCCGCGGCGACGAGATCGGCGCCATGAGCCGCGCCGTGCAGGTGTTCAAGGACAACGCCATGGCCCTGCGCACCGCCTCCGCCGACCGCGAGCGCATGGAGGGCGACGCCCGCTCCACGCGCGAACGGTCTGAAGCCGAACGCAACCGCGCCGCCGCCGAACAGGCCGTCGTCGTCGAGGAAACCGCCAAGGGCCTCAGCGCCCTGTCGTCCGGGGACCTGTCCTGGCGCATCACGGCGGAGTTCCCCGGCGACTACGAACGGCTGAAGACCGACTTCAACGAGGCCGTTGGCAAGCTGGAAGCGGCCATGGGCGTCATCAACGCCAACGCCACCGCCATCCGCTCGGGCTCTGACGAGATCAGCCAGGCGGCCGACGACATGTCGCGCCGCACCGAGCACAACGCCGCTACCCTCGAGGAGACGGCCGCCGCCCTGGACGAGATCACCGCCACCGTCAAACGCACCGCCGAGGGCGCCAAACAGGCCGATCAGGTTGTCCGCACCGCCCGCGCCGACGCCGAGCAGAGCGGCGTCATCGTCGCCAGCGCCGTCTCGGCCATGAGCCAGATCGAAAGCTCGGCCCGCGAGATCAGCCAGATCATCGGGGTGATCGACGAGATCGCCTTCCAGACCAACCTCCTGGCGCTCAACGCCGGGGTCGAGGCGGCCCGGGCCGGCGACGCGGGACGCGGCTTCGCGGTCGTCGCCTCGGAAGTCCGCTCCCTGGCCCAGCGCTCGGCCGACGCCGCCAAGGAGATCAAGACCCTGATCGGCGCCTCCACCCGCCAGGTCGGCGAGGGCGTCACCCTGGTCGGCCAGACCGGCGAAGCCCTGCAGCGCATCGTCGGCAGCGTGGCGCAGATCACCAGCCTGGTGACCGAGATCACCGCCTCCAGCCAGGAACAGGCCTCGGCGCTGTCCGAGGTCAACACCGCCGTCAACCAGATGGACCAGGTGACCCAGCAGAACGCGGCCATGGTCGAGCAATCGACCGCCGCCAGCCATGCCCTGCGCCGCGAGGCCGGCGAACTGGCCCGCCTGGTCTCCCAATTCAGGATCAGCGGTTCGGCCCCGGCCCCCGCCCAGGCCCAGACCCGGCGCCCCGAGGTGATGGTCGCCGCGCCCAAACCGGCCGCCAGCGACTTCCGCAGCCGTCCGGCCCTCAAGCAGACCTCTCAGGTCGCCCGGGCGCCGGAAGCCGAGGGTTGGGAAGAGTTCTAG
- a CDS encoding TorF family putative porin: MKKIIVLSTAVLGMIVATPTLAGEFSGKVGLASQYLGKGLGKSDEDPAFNGSVRWTQDGFYADAFVSQAASTRDAESEVILTGGYVAEFGGFDLDSQLLYREMTGEENGIDSGYFEAQFDLSRDFGKTFSGRLRVNYSPDTYGATDEAWWVEAQGGAKIYDGGKLTAAYGLRRTENGTDYDAWNIGVKHKFTKAISGDLRWYDTDGHDFGERYEGRLVAALTYSF, translated from the coding sequence ATGAAAAAAATCATCGTTCTGTCCACTGCCGTTCTTGGCATGATCGTCGCCACGCCGACCCTGGCGGGCGAGTTTTCCGGCAAGGTTGGTCTTGCCAGCCAGTATCTCGGCAAGGGCCTCGGCAAGAGCGACGAGGACCCGGCCTTCAACGGTTCGGTGCGCTGGACGCAAGACGGCTTCTACGCCGACGCCTTCGTCTCCCAGGCCGCCTCGACCAGGGACGCCGAGAGCGAAGTCATCCTGACGGGCGGCTATGTCGCCGAGTTCGGCGGGTTCGACCTCGACAGCCAGCTGCTCTACCGCGAGATGACCGGCGAAGAGAACGGTATCGACAGCGGTTACTTCGAAGCCCAGTTCGATCTGTCGCGCGACTTCGGCAAGACCTTCAGCGGTCGCCTGCGCGTCAACTATTCGCCCGACACCTATGGCGCCACCGACGAGGCCTGGTGGGTCGAGGCCCAGGGCGGCGCCAAGATCTACGACGGCGGCAAGCTGACCGCCGCCTACGGCCTGCGCCGCACCGAAAACGGCACGGACTATGACGCCTGGAACATTGGCGTGAAGCACAAGTTCACCAAGGCTATCTCCGGCGATCTACGCTGGTACGACACCGACGGCCACGACTTTGGTGAACGCTACGAAGGCCGCCTGGTCGCCGCCCTCACCTACAGCTTCTAG
- a CDS encoding glutathione S-transferase N-terminal domain-containing protein, with amino-acid sequence MADLSAFPITKRWPAKDPGVIQLYGLPTPNGVKVSIMLEETGLPYEPHLIDIGKNESHLPEFKSLNPNGKIPAIIDPDGPGGNPMGLFESGAILIYLAEKSGRFLPADPAARWETIAWVMWQMGGVGPMFGQVGFFNKFAGKDFEDKRPLERYVAEAKRLLQVLDERLTGRDWIMGEDYTIADIATLGWVRNLVGFYEAGDLVGFDDYKAVKAWLERGLARPAVQRGLTIPSRD; translated from the coding sequence GTGGCCGACCTTTCCGCCTTCCCGATCACCAAGCGCTGGCCCGCCAAGGACCCCGGCGTCATCCAGCTGTACGGCCTGCCGACCCCCAACGGCGTCAAGGTGTCGATCATGCTGGAGGAGACAGGGCTTCCCTACGAGCCGCACCTGATCGACATCGGCAAGAACGAGAGCCACCTGCCGGAGTTCAAGTCGCTGAACCCGAACGGCAAGATCCCCGCGATCATCGATCCCGACGGACCGGGCGGCAATCCGATGGGCCTGTTCGAGTCCGGGGCCATCCTGATCTATCTGGCCGAGAAGAGCGGCCGGTTCCTGCCCGCCGATCCGGCCGCGCGCTGGGAGACCATCGCCTGGGTGATGTGGCAGATGGGCGGGGTGGGGCCGATGTTCGGCCAGGTCGGCTTCTTCAACAAGTTCGCCGGCAAGGACTTCGAGGACAAGCGCCCGCTCGAGCGATACGTCGCCGAAGCCAAGCGGCTGCTGCAGGTGCTCGACGAGCGCCTGACCGGCCGCGACTGGATCATGGGCGAGGACTACACCATCGCCGACATCGCCACCCTGGGCTGGGTGCGCAACCTGGTGGGTTTCTACGAGGCCGGCGACCTGGTCGGCTTCGACGACTACAAGGCGGTGAAGGCCTGGCTGGAGCGGGGTCTCGCCAGGCCGGCCGTGCAGCGCGGCCTGACGATTCCGTCGCGCGACTAG